The DNA region GGCGATACGCTCGCGGCCTTTTTGGCCATCGGCTTCGGCGCGACCACGTTCAGCGGCACGCGAGGCGGCATGTTCGTCCAGGCCGCCGAGAACTGGACCGACGCGGCGCAGGGAACCCGCCTGTTTTTCAACACGACGGCCACCGGGACGAATACGCCCAGCACGAAGATGACCGTCGATCCGAGTGGCAACATCGGCATCGGCACGTTCGCGCCGCAAGCGCCGCTGGAAGTGGTCAGGACCGGCACCAACGCGGCTGTCGTGTCTACGCTGTATGCCAACGGAACGGATTCGGGGGCCTTTTTCGTCGCTCAGACCGCGCGCGGCACGGCCGCCGCGCCGGCCGTGATCCAGGTTGGCGATTTCCTTGGAGCATTTCTGTTAAATGGCTATGGCGGATCCCCCAACTTCAACGAGGCGGCCGCCGTCGCCGCGATTGCGGCTGAGAACTTCACGACGACCGCAAGCGGAAGCGCCCTCGTGTTCGGCACCACGCCGATCGGAGGGAATGACGGCCTTCTGAACATGGCCCTTCTGCCAAACGGCAATCTCAGCATCGGTACGCCGCCCGACGCGAACGGAATCCCGACCGCCGCCGACAAGCTGCAGGTGTTCGGCGACATCCGCGTTGGCAACGGCGGCACTAACGGCTGCGTGAGGAACTTCGCCGGCACGCAGCTGACCGGCGTCTGCGCGTCCGACCGCCGCTACAAGAAAGGCATCACGCCGTTCGGGCC from Vicinamibacterales bacterium includes:
- a CDS encoding tail fiber domain-containing protein — translated: GDTLAAFLAIGFGATTFSGTRGGMFVQAAENWTDAAQGTRLFFNTTATGTNTPSTKMTVDPSGNIGIGTFAPQAPLEVVRTGTNAAVVSTLYANGTDSGAFFVAQTARGTAAAPAVIQVGDFLGAFLLNGYGGSPNFNEAAAVAAIAAENFTTTASGSALVFGTTPIGGNDGLLNMALLPNGNLSIGTPPDANGIPTAADKLQVFGDIRVGNGGTNGCVRNFAGTQLTGVCASDRRYKKGITPFGPTLDRVASLQPVHFYWRADEFPDQHFGDSQAYGLIAQDVERVLPELVVTHDDGYKAVDYSKLPLLTIQAVKELKAENDALKTANDDLARRVAELERLVKEIRLPTGGAR